In one Corythoichthys intestinalis isolate RoL2023-P3 chromosome 16, ASM3026506v1, whole genome shotgun sequence genomic region, the following are encoded:
- the grna gene encoding granulin a yields MQSVTVFCWAVLILVQGPFEGTCQEDHGSTRSLECGPLEQGVVCANGKQCCREGHRCSADSLWCIKTESVVVCSDGVSECPVGTTCCETTQGTWGCCPLPKAVCCADKIHCCPLGSRCDLKRTTCVTADDGEDTPMWEKLPARRRAEWEIKRENSIICDDKFRCKDDNTCCKNEQGSWSCCPLPKAVCCSDLRHCCPQGHTCNLAVGTCDLQWSSVPWLDKEVATPRPQEQGVMCNATFICPGTWTCCKTSTGDWGCCPLPQAVCCLDGHHCCPTDYTCDEQQSKCVKGEVAVPFYSKIPGRTVGDAVQPDYVRCDDTTMCSDGQTCCMISSTKWGCCPFPNAVCCPDMVHCCQTGFMCTPDGRCIYSSNIPWLNKQQQQLKIV; encoded by the exons ATGCAGAGTGTGACTGTGTTCTGCTGGGCAGTCCTTATTTTAGTCCAGGGTCCGTTCGAAGGGACATGTCAAGAAGATCACGGGTCCAccaggagtttggagtgtgggcCTTTGGAGCAG GGAGTGGTGTGCGCCAATGGCAAGCAGTGCTGCCGCGAGGGTCATCGCTGCAGTGCCGACAGCCTGTGGTGTATCAAAACAG AGTCGGTGGTGGTGTGCAGCGACGGAGTGTCTGAATGTCCTGTGGGCACCACTTGTTGCGAGACCACTCAGGGCACTTGGGGGTGCTGCCCTCTCCCAAAG GCTGTGTGCTGTGCGGACAAAATCCACTGCTGCCCACTGGGCAGTCGTTGCGACCTCAAGCGAACCACATGTGTCACTGCAGACGACGGTGAGGACACCCCCATGTGGGAAAAGCTTCCCGCCAGGAGGAGGGCTGAGTGGGAGATAAAGCGAG AAAATAGCATCATCTGTGACGACAAATTCAGATGCAAAGACGACAACACATGTTGTAAGAACGAGCAGGGTAGCTGGTCCTGCTGTCCTCTCCCAAAG GCGGTTTGCTGCAGCGATTTAAGACATTGCTGCCCTCAAGGTCACACGTGTAATTTGGCCGTTGGCACTTGCGATTTGCAATGGAGCTCGGTCCCCTGGTTGGACAAAGAAGTGGCAACACCAAGGCCGCAGGAACAGGGTGTCATGTGTAACGCCACGTTCATTTGCCCGGGCACCTGGACTTGCTGCAAGACTTCGACAGGCGATTGGGGGTGCTGCCCTCTGCCTCAG GCCGTGTGCTGCCTCGACGGACACCACTGCTGCCCCACCGACTACACGTGCGATGAGCAGCAGAGCAAGTGTGTGAAAGGGGAAGTTGCGGTCCCGTTTTACAGCAAGATTCCAGGGAGGACTGTCGGTGACGCCGTGCAGCCAGACTACGTGCGCTGCGATGACACCACTATGTGTAGCGATGGTCAGACCTGCTGCATGATTTCGAGCACCAAATGGGGATGCTGTCCTTTTCCCAAC GCGGTGTGCTGTCCTGACATGGTGCACTGCTGTCAAACGGGCTTCATGTGCACCCCAGACGGCAGGTGCATCTACTCCTCCAACATCCCATGGCTCAACAAGCAACAGCAGCAGCTTAAAATTGTGTAA